The following are encoded in a window of Rosa chinensis cultivar Old Blush chromosome 4, RchiOBHm-V2, whole genome shotgun sequence genomic DNA:
- the LOC112197098 gene encoding uncharacterized protein LOC112197098 isoform X1, giving the protein MNEEEVEPPLGVLLGRKRGKTKSAKRASQVTPHSTEPLQIEPEPVPIDAEPIAIEPENSRNGARVSVSMFDDSVENHFRVMHTISELCGDAEDEPLPVSDIQRLSSSTTFLREWADFKYEPRDVRFACEAESSDEEDVVSRINLRQFSSATVPQNDAGNTSSPELRQDYVMYVGGPVWALDWCPRVHESHDRHAKCEFIAIAAHPPGSSYHKLGEPLTGRGAIQIWCLLNASVNDEGVPIGDKPKGGNKRSGATEKCTEQKRGRPRKKPLEESVGKEATEEKLSEPKRPRGRPRKKPIEESIDKEAKEEKSTQPKRPRGRPRNKLIEESVDNLDGRTNCDEVLAIDYPKESSELHSMDCLPANTQGNFVQEYHGKKQLSYGQSQPKKPRGRPRKKPIKEPVDNLDGGNNNFEVLAIEYQKESLELHSTDCLLANTQVDAVQETSYKQTRSKRPRGIHGKKPIEESVENLDDSSNTGEALDDQYPKELLELEGRDCAPENTQGDEVQDDSGKKRKTYRKTRAKIPREKPGEKLVEYSVDNLHGSSHYAEALGVQYLKETSELHAMNCVPAFTQAHDVQEALNEKLESSGPGPQTNNNVSNNGYAEIGSIRCSVPKDVALPRIIFCLAHHGKVAWDVKWRPLNEHDSRCKHRMGYLAVLLGNGSLEVWEVPVPRAIEVIYSSSSGEGTDPRFVKLAPVFRCSMLKSGDKKSIPLTVEWSASPPHDYLIAGCHDGTVAMWKFSASNVSQDTRPLLCFSADTNPIRALSWAPAQSNSDNANVIATAGHGGLKFWDLRDPFRPLWDIDHIPRFIYSLDWIPDPRCVLLSFDDGTMRLLSLTKAASDAPVTGKPFAGTKQQGLHNLGCLPFAIWSVQVSRLTGMVAYCGADGTVLRFQLTSNAVEKDATRNRAPHFLCVSLTEEDSVVTINTPVPYNPFPLKTSRKAEPNKVKREHDKMTTTSQDQVLALCYGDDPGIELESGKEAASLRSKTLKSADDQALVCMDQEPFNTQDEEIGEKGTSLKGVVKQKSKSSKKNTEDEQEPEGRDEELINTQREKTGTEYEVFPSKQVAMHRVRWNTNKGSERWLCYGGAAGIVRCQEIVLSDIDMKWARKK; this is encoded by the exons ATGAATGAAGAGGAAGTGGAACCTCCACTCGGGGTTCTATTGGGTCGAAAGCGCGGGAAAACGAAGTCCGCCAAGAGAGCAAGCCAAGTAACACCGCACAGCACAGAGCCACTACAAATCGAACCAGAGCCTGTCCCGATCGATGCGGAGCCAATTGCAATTGAGCCAGAGAACTCAAGGAATGGCGCTAGGGTTAGTGTTTCGATGTTCGATGACTCGGTGGAGAATCATTTTAGAGTCATGCACACGATTTCTGAGCTCTGTGGCGACGCCGAAGACGAGCCACTCCCGGTGAGCGACATTCAACGCTTATCATCCTCCACCACTTTCTTGAG GGAATGGGCAGATTTTAAGTATGAACCTAGAGATGTTCGATTCGCTTGCGAAGCAGAAAGCTCTGATGAGGAGGATGTTGTCAGTAGGATAAACTTGCGGCAGTTTTCTTCTGCAACTGTTCCACAG AACGACGCGGGGAACACATCTTCTCCAGAGTTGAG ACAAGACTATGTGATGTATGTTGGAGGGCCTGTTTGGGCATTGGATTGGTGTCCTAGAGTTCATGAAAGTCACGACCGTCATGCAAAGTGCGAG TTTATTGCCATTGCTGCTCATCCCCCTGGATCTTCTTATCACAAGTTAGGTGAGCCACTTACTGGCAGAGGTGCCATTCAGATATGGTGTCTTCTAAATGCTAGTGTAAATGATGAAGGTGTTCCTATAGGAGACAAACCAAAAGGAGGAAATAAAAGGAGTGGAGCCACAGAAAAATGCACTGAACAAAAAAGGGGAAGACCCAGAAAGAAGCCATTAGAAGAATCTGTTGGCAAAGAGGCCACAGAAGAAAAACTGTCTGAGCCAAAAAGGCCGAGAGGAAGACCTAGAAAGAAGCCAATAGAAGAATCTATTGACAAAGAGGCCAAAGAAGAGAAATCAACTCAACCAAAGAGGCCTAGAGGAAGACCTAGAAATAAATTAATAGAAGAATCTGTTGACAACTTGGATGGGAGAACCAATTGTGATGAGGTTCTTGCTATTGATTATCCAAAGGAATCATCTGAGTTGCATTCTATGGATTGTCTTCCTGCAAATACTCAAGGAAATTTTGTACAAGAATATCATGGCAAAAAGCAACTAAGCTATGGGCAGAGTCAACCGAAGAAGCCTAGAGGAAGACCCAGAAAGAAGCCAATAAAAGAACCTGTTGACAATTTAGATGGGGGCAACAATAATTTTGAGGTTCTTGCTATTGAATACCAAAAGGAATCACTGGAGTTGCATTCTACGGATTGTCTTCTTGCAAATACTCAAGTGGACGCTGTACAAGAAACAAGTTACAAGCAGACTCGATCAAAGAGGCCTAGAGGAATACATGGAAAGAAGCCAATAGAAGAATCTGTTGAAAACTTGGATGACAGCAGCAATACGGGTGAGGCTCTTGATGATCAATATCCAAAGGAATTATTGGAGTTGGAGGGCAGGGATTGCGCTCCTGAAAATACTCAAGGAGATGAGGTACAAGATGATAGtggtaagaaaagaaaaacgtaCAGAAAGACTCGAGCAAAGATTCCTAGAGAAAAACCTGGGGAGAAGCTAGTAGAATATTCTGTTGATAACTTGCATGGGAGCAGCCATTATGCGGAGGCTCTTGGAGTCCAATATCTCAAGGAAACATCAGAGTTGCATGCTATGAATTGTGTTCCTGCATTTACTCAGGCGCATGATGTACAAGAAGCTCTTAATGAAAAACTTGAAAGTTCCGGACCGGGTCCTCAAACAAATAATAATGTTTCAAATAATGGTTATGCTGAAATTGGCTCAATTAGGTGTTCAGTTCCAAAGGATGTAGCATTGCCAAGAATCATATTCTGCCTAGCTCACCATGGAAAGGTTGCTTGGGATGTGAAATGGCGTCCTCTTAATGAACATGATTCCAGATGCAAGCATCGAATGGGCTATCTTGCTGTTCTGTTGGGGAACGGGTCTCTGGAAGT GTGGGAGGTTCCTGTTCCTCGTGCAATTGAAGTTATTTATTCTTCTTCATCTGGAGAGGGCACTGATCCTCGCTTTGTAAAATTGGCACCAGTATTTAGATGCTCAATGTTGAAGTCTGGTGACAAAAAAAG CATCCCTCTTACTGTGGAATGGTCAGCTTCACCACCTCACGATTACTTAATTGCCGGATGCCATGATGGAACT GTTGCTATGTGGAAGTTTTCCGCTAGTAATGTATCTCAAG ATACAAGGCCTTTACTTTGTTTCAGCGCAGATACAAATCCTATTAGGGCGCTCTCTTGGGCCCCAGCTCAAAG CAATTCAGACAATGCAAATGTTATAGCTACTGCTGGACATGGAGGCCTAAAATTTTGGGACCTACG TGATCCATTCCGTCCCTTGTGGGACATCGATCATATACCAAGGTTCATATATAGTCTGGATTGGATTCCAGATCCAAG gTGTGTTCTTCTCTCCTTTGATGATGGAACAATGAGACTTCTCAGCTTGACAAAGGCTGCCTCTGATGCCCCTGTAACAGGAAAACCCTTTGCTGGAACAAAACAACAGGGCCTGCACAATCTTGGTTGTTTGCCTTTTGCTATCTGGAGTGTTCAAGTATCAAGACTAACAG GTATGGTTGCATATTGTGGTGCAGATGGAACTGTTCTGCGCTTCCAA CTTACGTCCAATGCTGTGGAGAAAGATGCTACGCGAAACCGGGCCCCACATTTTCTGTGCGTGTCACTAACTGAAGAGGACTCTGTTGTGACCATCAATACCCCAGTACCATATAATCCTTTCCCGTTGAAAACATCTCGTAAAGCTGAGCCAAACAAAGTGAAGAGAGAACATGATAAGATGACAACTACATCACAAGATCAAGTTTTAG CTCTTTGTTACGGTGATGATCCGGGTATTGAATTAGAATCTGGGAAAGAAGCAGCATCTCTTAGAAGCAAAACACTCAAATCTGCGGATGACCAAGCATTAGTATGCATGGATCAAGAGCCATTTAATACCCAAGACGAAGAAATTGGAGAAAAGGGTACATCTCTTAAAGGAGTTGTAAAACAGAAATCCAAGTCTAGTAAGAAAAATACAGAGGATGAACAAGAACCGGAAGGCAGAGATGAAGAGCTGATTAATACGCAGAGAGAAAAAACTGGGACCGAGTATGAAGTTTTTCCTTCCAAGCAAGTAGCAATGCACCGAGTGAGATGGAACACGAACAAGGGTAGTGAGAGATGGTTATGCTATGGAGGGGCAGCTGGAATAGTACGTTGCCAAGAGATTGTTTTGTCTGACATTGATATGAAATGGGCAAGGAAGAAATGA
- the LOC112197098 gene encoding uncharacterized protein LOC112197098 isoform X2 has translation MNEEEVEPPLGVLLGRKRGKTKSAKRASQVTPHSTEPLQIEPEPVPIDAEPIAIEPENSRNGARVSVSMFDDSVENHFRVMHTISELCGDAEDEPLPVSDIQRLSSSTTFLREWADFKYEPRDVRFACEAESSDEEDVVSRINLRQFSSATVPQNDAGNTSSPELRQDYVMYVGGPVWALDWCPRVHESHDRHAKCEFIAIAAHPPGSSYHKLGDKPKGGNKRSGATEKCTEQKRGRPRKKPLEESVGKEATEEKLSEPKRPRGRPRKKPIEESIDKEAKEEKSTQPKRPRGRPRNKLIEESVDNLDGRTNCDEVLAIDYPKESSELHSMDCLPANTQGNFVQEYHGKKQLSYGQSQPKKPRGRPRKKPIKEPVDNLDGGNNNFEVLAIEYQKESLELHSTDCLLANTQVDAVQETSYKQTRSKRPRGIHGKKPIEESVENLDDSSNTGEALDDQYPKELLELEGRDCAPENTQGDEVQDDSGKKRKTYRKTRAKIPREKPGEKLVEYSVDNLHGSSHYAEALGVQYLKETSELHAMNCVPAFTQAHDVQEALNEKLESSGPGPQTNNNVSNNGYAEIGSIRCSVPKDVALPRIIFCLAHHGKVAWDVKWRPLNEHDSRCKHRMGYLAVLLGNGSLEVWEVPVPRAIEVIYSSSSGEGTDPRFVKLAPVFRCSMLKSGDKKSIPLTVEWSASPPHDYLIAGCHDGTVAMWKFSASNVSQDTRPLLCFSADTNPIRALSWAPAQSNSDNANVIATAGHGGLKFWDLRDPFRPLWDIDHIPRFIYSLDWIPDPRCVLLSFDDGTMRLLSLTKAASDAPVTGKPFAGTKQQGLHNLGCLPFAIWSVQVSRLTGMVAYCGADGTVLRFQLTSNAVEKDATRNRAPHFLCVSLTEEDSVVTINTPVPYNPFPLKTSRKAEPNKVKREHDKMTTTSQDQVLALCYGDDPGIELESGKEAASLRSKTLKSADDQALVCMDQEPFNTQDEEIGEKGTSLKGVVKQKSKSSKKNTEDEQEPEGRDEELINTQREKTGTEYEVFPSKQVAMHRVRWNTNKGSERWLCYGGAAGIVRCQEIVLSDIDMKWARKK, from the exons ATGAATGAAGAGGAAGTGGAACCTCCACTCGGGGTTCTATTGGGTCGAAAGCGCGGGAAAACGAAGTCCGCCAAGAGAGCAAGCCAAGTAACACCGCACAGCACAGAGCCACTACAAATCGAACCAGAGCCTGTCCCGATCGATGCGGAGCCAATTGCAATTGAGCCAGAGAACTCAAGGAATGGCGCTAGGGTTAGTGTTTCGATGTTCGATGACTCGGTGGAGAATCATTTTAGAGTCATGCACACGATTTCTGAGCTCTGTGGCGACGCCGAAGACGAGCCACTCCCGGTGAGCGACATTCAACGCTTATCATCCTCCACCACTTTCTTGAG GGAATGGGCAGATTTTAAGTATGAACCTAGAGATGTTCGATTCGCTTGCGAAGCAGAAAGCTCTGATGAGGAGGATGTTGTCAGTAGGATAAACTTGCGGCAGTTTTCTTCTGCAACTGTTCCACAG AACGACGCGGGGAACACATCTTCTCCAGAGTTGAG ACAAGACTATGTGATGTATGTTGGAGGGCCTGTTTGGGCATTGGATTGGTGTCCTAGAGTTCATGAAAGTCACGACCGTCATGCAAAGTGCGAG TTTATTGCCATTGCTGCTCATCCCCCTGGATCTTCTTATCACAAGTTAG GAGACAAACCAAAAGGAGGAAATAAAAGGAGTGGAGCCACAGAAAAATGCACTGAACAAAAAAGGGGAAGACCCAGAAAGAAGCCATTAGAAGAATCTGTTGGCAAAGAGGCCACAGAAGAAAAACTGTCTGAGCCAAAAAGGCCGAGAGGAAGACCTAGAAAGAAGCCAATAGAAGAATCTATTGACAAAGAGGCCAAAGAAGAGAAATCAACTCAACCAAAGAGGCCTAGAGGAAGACCTAGAAATAAATTAATAGAAGAATCTGTTGACAACTTGGATGGGAGAACCAATTGTGATGAGGTTCTTGCTATTGATTATCCAAAGGAATCATCTGAGTTGCATTCTATGGATTGTCTTCCTGCAAATACTCAAGGAAATTTTGTACAAGAATATCATGGCAAAAAGCAACTAAGCTATGGGCAGAGTCAACCGAAGAAGCCTAGAGGAAGACCCAGAAAGAAGCCAATAAAAGAACCTGTTGACAATTTAGATGGGGGCAACAATAATTTTGAGGTTCTTGCTATTGAATACCAAAAGGAATCACTGGAGTTGCATTCTACGGATTGTCTTCTTGCAAATACTCAAGTGGACGCTGTACAAGAAACAAGTTACAAGCAGACTCGATCAAAGAGGCCTAGAGGAATACATGGAAAGAAGCCAATAGAAGAATCTGTTGAAAACTTGGATGACAGCAGCAATACGGGTGAGGCTCTTGATGATCAATATCCAAAGGAATTATTGGAGTTGGAGGGCAGGGATTGCGCTCCTGAAAATACTCAAGGAGATGAGGTACAAGATGATAGtggtaagaaaagaaaaacgtaCAGAAAGACTCGAGCAAAGATTCCTAGAGAAAAACCTGGGGAGAAGCTAGTAGAATATTCTGTTGATAACTTGCATGGGAGCAGCCATTATGCGGAGGCTCTTGGAGTCCAATATCTCAAGGAAACATCAGAGTTGCATGCTATGAATTGTGTTCCTGCATTTACTCAGGCGCATGATGTACAAGAAGCTCTTAATGAAAAACTTGAAAGTTCCGGACCGGGTCCTCAAACAAATAATAATGTTTCAAATAATGGTTATGCTGAAATTGGCTCAATTAGGTGTTCAGTTCCAAAGGATGTAGCATTGCCAAGAATCATATTCTGCCTAGCTCACCATGGAAAGGTTGCTTGGGATGTGAAATGGCGTCCTCTTAATGAACATGATTCCAGATGCAAGCATCGAATGGGCTATCTTGCTGTTCTGTTGGGGAACGGGTCTCTGGAAGT GTGGGAGGTTCCTGTTCCTCGTGCAATTGAAGTTATTTATTCTTCTTCATCTGGAGAGGGCACTGATCCTCGCTTTGTAAAATTGGCACCAGTATTTAGATGCTCAATGTTGAAGTCTGGTGACAAAAAAAG CATCCCTCTTACTGTGGAATGGTCAGCTTCACCACCTCACGATTACTTAATTGCCGGATGCCATGATGGAACT GTTGCTATGTGGAAGTTTTCCGCTAGTAATGTATCTCAAG ATACAAGGCCTTTACTTTGTTTCAGCGCAGATACAAATCCTATTAGGGCGCTCTCTTGGGCCCCAGCTCAAAG CAATTCAGACAATGCAAATGTTATAGCTACTGCTGGACATGGAGGCCTAAAATTTTGGGACCTACG TGATCCATTCCGTCCCTTGTGGGACATCGATCATATACCAAGGTTCATATATAGTCTGGATTGGATTCCAGATCCAAG gTGTGTTCTTCTCTCCTTTGATGATGGAACAATGAGACTTCTCAGCTTGACAAAGGCTGCCTCTGATGCCCCTGTAACAGGAAAACCCTTTGCTGGAACAAAACAACAGGGCCTGCACAATCTTGGTTGTTTGCCTTTTGCTATCTGGAGTGTTCAAGTATCAAGACTAACAG GTATGGTTGCATATTGTGGTGCAGATGGAACTGTTCTGCGCTTCCAA CTTACGTCCAATGCTGTGGAGAAAGATGCTACGCGAAACCGGGCCCCACATTTTCTGTGCGTGTCACTAACTGAAGAGGACTCTGTTGTGACCATCAATACCCCAGTACCATATAATCCTTTCCCGTTGAAAACATCTCGTAAAGCTGAGCCAAACAAAGTGAAGAGAGAACATGATAAGATGACAACTACATCACAAGATCAAGTTTTAG CTCTTTGTTACGGTGATGATCCGGGTATTGAATTAGAATCTGGGAAAGAAGCAGCATCTCTTAGAAGCAAAACACTCAAATCTGCGGATGACCAAGCATTAGTATGCATGGATCAAGAGCCATTTAATACCCAAGACGAAGAAATTGGAGAAAAGGGTACATCTCTTAAAGGAGTTGTAAAACAGAAATCCAAGTCTAGTAAGAAAAATACAGAGGATGAACAAGAACCGGAAGGCAGAGATGAAGAGCTGATTAATACGCAGAGAGAAAAAACTGGGACCGAGTATGAAGTTTTTCCTTCCAAGCAAGTAGCAATGCACCGAGTGAGATGGAACACGAACAAGGGTAGTGAGAGATGGTTATGCTATGGAGGGGCAGCTGGAATAGTACGTTGCCAAGAGATTGTTTTGTCTGACATTGATATGAAATGGGCAAGGAAGAAATGA
- the LOC112197098 gene encoding uncharacterized protein LOC112197098 isoform X3, whose translation MNEEEVEPPLGVLLGRKRGKTKSAKRASQVTPHSTEPLQIEPEPVPIDAEPIAIEPENSRNGARVSVSMFDDSVENHFRVMHTISELCGDAEDEPLPVSDIQRLSSSTTFLREWADFKYEPRDVRFACEAESSDEEDVVSRINLRQFSSATVPQNDAGNTSSPELRQDYVMYVGGPVWALDWCPRVHESHDRHAKCEFIAIAAHPPGSSYHKLGEPLTGRGAIQIWCLLNASVNDEGVPIGDKPKGGNKRSGATEKCTEQKRGRPRKKPLEESVGKEATEEKLSEPKRPRGRPRKKPIEESIDKEAKEEKSTQPKRPRGRPRNKLIEESVDNLDGRTNCDEVLAIDYPKESSELHSMDCLPANTQGNFVQEYHGKKQLSYGQSQPKKPRGRPRKKPIKEPVDNLDGGNNNFEVLAIEYQKESLELHSTDCLLANTQVDAVQETSYKQTRSKRPRGIHGKKPIEESVENLDDSSNTGEALDDQYPKELLELEGRDCAPENTQGDEVQDDSGKKRKTYRKTRAKIPREKPGEKLVEYSVDNLHGSSHYAEALGVQYLKETSELHAMNCVPAFTQAHDVQEALNEKLESSGPGPQTNNNVSNNGYAEIGSIRCSVPKDVALPRIIFCLAHHGKVAWDVKWRPLNEHDSRCKHRMGYLAVLLGNGSLEVWEVPVPRAIEVIYSSSSGEGTDPRFVKLAPVFRCSMLKSGDKKSIPLTVEWSASPPHDYLIAGCHDGTVAMWKFSASNVSQDTRPLLCFSADTNPIRALSWAPAQSNSDNANVIATAGHGGLKFWDLRDPFRPLWDIDHIPRFIYSLDWIPDPRCVLLSFDDGTMRLLSLTKAASDAPVTGKPFAGTKQQGLHNLGCLPFAIWSVQVSRLTAYVQCCGERCYAKPGPTFSVRVTN comes from the exons ATGAATGAAGAGGAAGTGGAACCTCCACTCGGGGTTCTATTGGGTCGAAAGCGCGGGAAAACGAAGTCCGCCAAGAGAGCAAGCCAAGTAACACCGCACAGCACAGAGCCACTACAAATCGAACCAGAGCCTGTCCCGATCGATGCGGAGCCAATTGCAATTGAGCCAGAGAACTCAAGGAATGGCGCTAGGGTTAGTGTTTCGATGTTCGATGACTCGGTGGAGAATCATTTTAGAGTCATGCACACGATTTCTGAGCTCTGTGGCGACGCCGAAGACGAGCCACTCCCGGTGAGCGACATTCAACGCTTATCATCCTCCACCACTTTCTTGAG GGAATGGGCAGATTTTAAGTATGAACCTAGAGATGTTCGATTCGCTTGCGAAGCAGAAAGCTCTGATGAGGAGGATGTTGTCAGTAGGATAAACTTGCGGCAGTTTTCTTCTGCAACTGTTCCACAG AACGACGCGGGGAACACATCTTCTCCAGAGTTGAG ACAAGACTATGTGATGTATGTTGGAGGGCCTGTTTGGGCATTGGATTGGTGTCCTAGAGTTCATGAAAGTCACGACCGTCATGCAAAGTGCGAG TTTATTGCCATTGCTGCTCATCCCCCTGGATCTTCTTATCACAAGTTAGGTGAGCCACTTACTGGCAGAGGTGCCATTCAGATATGGTGTCTTCTAAATGCTAGTGTAAATGATGAAGGTGTTCCTATAGGAGACAAACCAAAAGGAGGAAATAAAAGGAGTGGAGCCACAGAAAAATGCACTGAACAAAAAAGGGGAAGACCCAGAAAGAAGCCATTAGAAGAATCTGTTGGCAAAGAGGCCACAGAAGAAAAACTGTCTGAGCCAAAAAGGCCGAGAGGAAGACCTAGAAAGAAGCCAATAGAAGAATCTATTGACAAAGAGGCCAAAGAAGAGAAATCAACTCAACCAAAGAGGCCTAGAGGAAGACCTAGAAATAAATTAATAGAAGAATCTGTTGACAACTTGGATGGGAGAACCAATTGTGATGAGGTTCTTGCTATTGATTATCCAAAGGAATCATCTGAGTTGCATTCTATGGATTGTCTTCCTGCAAATACTCAAGGAAATTTTGTACAAGAATATCATGGCAAAAAGCAACTAAGCTATGGGCAGAGTCAACCGAAGAAGCCTAGAGGAAGACCCAGAAAGAAGCCAATAAAAGAACCTGTTGACAATTTAGATGGGGGCAACAATAATTTTGAGGTTCTTGCTATTGAATACCAAAAGGAATCACTGGAGTTGCATTCTACGGATTGTCTTCTTGCAAATACTCAAGTGGACGCTGTACAAGAAACAAGTTACAAGCAGACTCGATCAAAGAGGCCTAGAGGAATACATGGAAAGAAGCCAATAGAAGAATCTGTTGAAAACTTGGATGACAGCAGCAATACGGGTGAGGCTCTTGATGATCAATATCCAAAGGAATTATTGGAGTTGGAGGGCAGGGATTGCGCTCCTGAAAATACTCAAGGAGATGAGGTACAAGATGATAGtggtaagaaaagaaaaacgtaCAGAAAGACTCGAGCAAAGATTCCTAGAGAAAAACCTGGGGAGAAGCTAGTAGAATATTCTGTTGATAACTTGCATGGGAGCAGCCATTATGCGGAGGCTCTTGGAGTCCAATATCTCAAGGAAACATCAGAGTTGCATGCTATGAATTGTGTTCCTGCATTTACTCAGGCGCATGATGTACAAGAAGCTCTTAATGAAAAACTTGAAAGTTCCGGACCGGGTCCTCAAACAAATAATAATGTTTCAAATAATGGTTATGCTGAAATTGGCTCAATTAGGTGTTCAGTTCCAAAGGATGTAGCATTGCCAAGAATCATATTCTGCCTAGCTCACCATGGAAAGGTTGCTTGGGATGTGAAATGGCGTCCTCTTAATGAACATGATTCCAGATGCAAGCATCGAATGGGCTATCTTGCTGTTCTGTTGGGGAACGGGTCTCTGGAAGT GTGGGAGGTTCCTGTTCCTCGTGCAATTGAAGTTATTTATTCTTCTTCATCTGGAGAGGGCACTGATCCTCGCTTTGTAAAATTGGCACCAGTATTTAGATGCTCAATGTTGAAGTCTGGTGACAAAAAAAG CATCCCTCTTACTGTGGAATGGTCAGCTTCACCACCTCACGATTACTTAATTGCCGGATGCCATGATGGAACT GTTGCTATGTGGAAGTTTTCCGCTAGTAATGTATCTCAAG ATACAAGGCCTTTACTTTGTTTCAGCGCAGATACAAATCCTATTAGGGCGCTCTCTTGGGCCCCAGCTCAAAG CAATTCAGACAATGCAAATGTTATAGCTACTGCTGGACATGGAGGCCTAAAATTTTGGGACCTACG TGATCCATTCCGTCCCTTGTGGGACATCGATCATATACCAAGGTTCATATATAGTCTGGATTGGATTCCAGATCCAAG gTGTGTTCTTCTCTCCTTTGATGATGGAACAATGAGACTTCTCAGCTTGACAAAGGCTGCCTCTGATGCCCCTGTAACAGGAAAACCCTTTGCTGGAACAAAACAACAGGGCCTGCACAATCTTGGTTGTTTGCCTTTTGCTATCTGGAGTGTTCAAGTATCAAGACTAACAG CTTACGTCCAATGCTGTGGAGAAAGATGCTACGCGAAACCGGGCCCCACATTTTCTGTGCGTGTCACTAACTGA